The following is a genomic window from Rutidosis leptorrhynchoides isolate AG116_Rl617_1_P2 chromosome 8, CSIRO_AGI_Rlap_v1, whole genome shotgun sequence.
atttatgttagaaggttgagaggatttggaagtatcaaaaggagaaagagagagatgaatgagaggaggaggttgaaggtttgactagttgacctagtcaaatctttggcctctttgcaagtttggtccctctagtttcaaagcgggtgcgggaaataaccaaacgaatatttaaacgctcgagtaaacgggtgacgttataattaaataacgaggatattatgaacgttagtgaacgaaagatgccaaattaaatgacgaaggatattatttaaaaaaaaaaaaagacggtgttaaaataaatttaacggaaaaacgcgggatgttacaaatcgctcgataaaagaaaagttttcggatcaatcgttatcacttttaaagatgtgaaacatatgggatataaatgaatttttatccgaaaagaaatgtgcaaattaagttacaaggcaaaactagacttgtaactcaatatttcccacaaagaccagaaatgaattatgaagaaaacttatccttatgtagtgaatacaattacttattagatacttaatcaacctggtagttacttaaatgcatctcatggatgttgttactacttatctatgtgaatcacttgatagtgatatatatatgaatatatctgaagggtttaaggtatcataagtatctaatgcaaaactcaaataaatgtattccattgaatcacaaagatttttatatggattgatacaatagtataaccgattaaatgactacttgaaaaaaagcggtatacatataaacttattttgcacgtatgttttataaaaacaatgttcggatatgtgatcgtagttgtttatgtcaatgttcttaacatcatatgaacgaataaagagatctatgaaatcattcaacttctaaagaattattttgaaatgaaagatcatgaaaatcttaacagatcggaagttccatattttagtgcaattgaggttcttatgtatcttatagattgtacaagacctgacatttctcttgcagttaatttgttggcaagattcagctcaaatgacaatggagcgggatcaaacacatattttgatacccttgagaaactgctgatttaaaattattttattataacgtttcaaaacaagatttggttgattatatatatgcaggtcattcatcaaatcctcataaagataaatctcaaactcgatatgtattcctaaatggagataccacaaaatcatggcgttcttaaaacaaacacttgttgcaacatcatcatcaaatcatgacgaagtgattgcattatatgaaactactcgaaaatgtgtttggttgagatcaatgacacaaatcattattgattcttgtggactagaacgctataaaagactaacaactatcttcaccaacaactatatatgaagataatgcagcttgcataatacaaatgaaagaagagtatcaaaagtgactgaacaaaatataaatactgacgaggcgccaaagccatagacggtcttaacggtcataagtttgatggaaaagaatggtatgttggtaaggctcagaaaagactacaaaggaataggaattgaaacaagggtttgagcaaaccatgaaggagactgtagacaaatcacaagggctaaacttgtacataaaagatttagatgatacagtttaagatgaaaacctcagattcttctcatatactcaagatctcgtaaaagacaacaagattaaaatgagatacgttcaatcaacaactatgctgatctttataccaaagcactgccaactgctattttcagaacacacgttcataatattggcatgagacatgttcagaagatgtaacaactcaggcgttgcctatttgagggggagtcaactctatgctgcactctttttcccttagctaaagttttatcccaatgggttttctttagcaaggtttttaacgaggcagtaatagttattctctaataaaattgtcatccaagggggagtgttataaaatatctagattgtgttataaaatatctagattgaatgttaattttattattattatatttcttgcatagtaatattttatactataaatagacatgtatggtaaccatttaaggtgtaccatttctcttgaaatatcaatatcaatatttcttctctcattcttctctctttttctctctttgttcttataaccattaaaggtagttataagcctactgaattataacataaattataaattaaaaatataacaaTTTCATCATCATCTCCAAATCATCACAAAATTCAAACAATTTCAACCCTAATTTATTGACCTTTAAACAATTTCAACAACCTAAAACCtaattcaaaatcacaaattttaaattaaaaatattaagcTCTAaatagttattttattttatatttatcaactcttttagtatttaattaatttgaaCTTTGAGATACTTTATAATTTCTTTTTACAGCAACACATTTCTTCTATATTTCGTCTATATCTTCAGTCAAATTTAAGCATTTGAGGTATTGTTGGTTGCAAATTTTGGACATGATTTCATAATGGTATCTGCAAATTTGTATTTTTGGACATGAATCCTTGTATTTTAATTGCAACTCAATGATGTGTTCATCAACCGCAAATTTGGACATGATTTCATAACAGTATCTGCAAACAGATCAAAAATCGAACACAAATTTGGACATGATATCTGGATCTGTTCATCAAGGATTCAACAAGCCTCCAATATCCAATCTATGATTTAAATATTTTTAGAGAGCGGTTCCTGAATGAAAGATGTCTAAACTTCGAATTCAGACACTTGTCAATCATCTCCTCAACATGAAGACCACTTCATCGTTCTCCAATTTTGAATCTCCTATTTTGGACCCAAACCCTAGATATGAGATTTCATTCATCCCTTGATGTTTTAATTCGATTTCAGGACTCAAATAGCTTGAGTAAGTGGTCAGAAACTCAGATCTAAAATCAATTTTATCTAAACATTGTTGAAACAATACAGAGACCATATCTTTGACTTTTAGTTTGACTGACGAAGAACATTGAATCTGAGATGATTTTGTTGATGTAAATGAAATATGTTTGTTGAGAGCGACTCGGTTTAGCTTTAGGATTACAATCTGATATCAGATTGTATTGATAATCACTAATTGATAGTTTGAAAAAAAAATAGGCTCATGAAGAACGTGATGAACAAGTATAGTAGAAGGaattttttttgttgtttttgAATTTTTTTGAAATGAATCTGAAAAATGAAGGGAAAATTATTTGAAAATGCACTGAACTTTCACTAAAAATCTATTATGTGCATTCAACTTTcaaatctcctattgtatgcattcaactatttAAATTGTGCTATTGTATGTATATAACCGGTAATAAATGGTAACTTTCATGTCTTTTCAATTTCAAAATTACATTATTGGTCCTCATGTTTATCAAATATTGCATCATTTATTTTTTCTAAACAAAATTACATCAGTGATCCTTCTTCACCTTTTTCACCTTCTTTCATCTCCTACCCTTTTTCTTCACATCATCCAATTAAATCAAGAATTATAAAATCAACGACCAAATCATTTTTTAACCAAAAACTCTAAAACGTAAAACGTGATTCACATCATCTGATTAAATCCAGAGTAGGTCGTCAACAGCAGCACCGATGCTGCCGCCGCCGTCAAGAGCAGAACCGCTGTCAACAGAAACACTGATGTAAACTAGCTTCAACGATTTTGGTACATTTCGACCTTCAATTTCGAGCTTTTGGAGGATCTATAATTTTGGTTTTAATTTAGATTTTTGGGTCTTTGCTTTGGGTTGTAAAGGATTTGAGGGTTTGAAACCCACATGATGTAATTTAGGGTTTTTTTTCTACCAACAAACCAACGTGATGTAATGATCTATAAATCCTTTTTCTTCCATCTTCAATAAAATTTATTCTCATATTGTTTGTTTGATCTTGAATCTTTCATATGATGTTTCTCCTTCTTTACACTGAATCTTTCATCTGCAAATAAATTCTTAAAGGATCTTACTTTTTGAGATTTAATCAATAGGAATTATGCTGGGTATAAATGGAATGTGGGGGCTCACAAATCGTCATATTCAATCTTGGTGATAAAATCTCTTTTTGTTGTTATGCTCATGTTTATGCTTATTGTTagtaagtgagttcatttgatcattTATGAATTTATCAGATTCCATGGTTTCTGCAAATTCCATGAATTTTTGAAGTTTAGTTTaagaattttattttttattattatgattttaccgACAAAGTCTtgcttattttattttttttttatttttttaaaagcttttttttgtTATGAAATCAGTCTAGACTTATTCAATTTTGAAATTGCCCTCTTTCTTTGAATTTGTAAGCAATTATCATGAATGAAAAGTATTTTTCAATTGGCAATTGAGTGTGCTTTGGTGTAGTTCAGGTGTTCATGTAGTCCTTTAAGCTTCATTGGGTATTTTGTTTGATTTTGTTTGGATAAAAAGTTGCCACTTTATGCATTTTGAAGATCTTTCTATGTTTGCTTATGTTTCAATATTATACAGTTTAAAATTTTAGCGTAGTTTATGTTATTAGTGTGTAGAAATAGCCGAATTCAATCATGAATTTTGTATTATGAGTTGGCTAACCAAAATTCTTAGAGGTTCAACTCAAGGGATAAATACTCAAGAAAACATCATGCGAGATATCAAGATGATGAAATCTGGGAGTGTCCTCCAACTACATATGTAATCATCCTTTTTTgcattatatttattttgtaaagtgAAGAAATTGATAGAGCTACTGCACTTTCCCTTCTAGAAGAAGATGCAAAGAGTACCATTTATGTTTTAGAAGATGAAGATGTTCTTGAAAATAGGGATGAGATAAAATCTAACGAAATAAGTTAACGGACGTTAAGTTGAGGGAACAACCACGAACATTTTTTAAATATTAACCTGATACCTGATGTACAAGTCACTCAGTGCGTACAATAGACCAATTTTAAAAGTTGAATGCGTACAATAGGAGatctgaaagttgaatgcatacaataggaatttgatGAAAGTTCAgtgcattttcaaacaattttcccaAAAATGAAAGATGTAAATGATATGAAAAAAATAACCAATGAAAGAAGCTGAAGAAGGGTAGACTACGAAAGAAAGTGAAAGAAGGACCAATGATGTAATTCTATCTAGAAAAAGTTAATGATGCAATATTCGACAAATATGAGGGGTCAGTTATGTAATTTTGAAATTGAGGTAACCTAGAACTTACCTGTTATAACAAGTTAAACGCATACAATAGAATAGatttaaaagttgaatgcatacaataggagatctgaaagttggatgcatacaattGAAATTTGGTAAAGTTAAgtgcattttcaaacaattttccctAAAATTTCAGTTTCATAAGCGTTTCTCACTTTTCCCTCACACCCCCACTATGTTTGTTTAGCTAGTCAAATTTCATAGCATAACTTTCAATATTATCAATGTGTTATTTAATCAAGTAATGAAGTGGTTTTCTTTCACGAAGACGTTTTCCAGCAGCCCACCCTTGTGTCGCTGCCTTTCCAGCCGGTTTTTACTCCCTTCATGTTCATCATTTTGCGATTATCTTGTCTCTTCAGTTGGCAGCGATTAAAGGTTTTCAAGGATGTTTGGCATCAGTTAATGTGGGTCTTTTTTTGGTAGCAGCAACTTCATCCGACCGGGAATCCTCATATTTACATCTAATCGATTTTCTTGGGACTATAGTGGCGATCTGGTTAAGTGGGTGTAGATTGGGTGACTCGTTATCCTTGTTTTCTAGAGATTTTCGATGAATTTGCCATTGTGTTAAGTCTTCGTTGTTGATAGACGATTGGTTTTGTTGAAGACATGAAATGGGTTTTTTTGATTGGAGTGGTTCACGAGTTTGTTTTGTTCAATCATTATACTTCAGTGTGTGATGTTGTATTAGtttgttttatttttaattttttttttagttttgttcGATGTTGTATAGGTGCAGTTAGTAATTGTAATAAAGATAGGTCAAAGAAAGTCACGCTGATCGTTGGATCCTTTCAATTCAGTTGCAGCAGCACTAAAACAATTGTAACTCAATTAGATCTCTAATATATTTTGATTTAAATTCTactttttgcaaaaaaaaaaaaaatataatgaattaataaatattttaattacataATTAAAAAATCAAAACTTAACTTATCGAGTAGAGGTCTTGAGATTGAATAAATTGGTTGCGCTTTGTGTTCTTGGCATGTAGAGTCTATCGACCACGTACTGTTCGGATGTGAAGTAGCTCTTGATCTTTGGCGAAAGCTTTGTATATGGTCAGACATTTTCATCCCAACTTGTTCATCACAGGTCGAGTGGATCACGTGGTACAACGATTGACATGCTAACTCGGATGCTAAATAGTTGATGTATGTTATTATTTCCTCGATGTTATGTATATTTGGAGATTGAGTAGCACTTTGTTTGAAGATAACCCCTTGAAGAAGAGCTCATTTTTCGATATTATGCGCCTTTCGTCTTTTAATTTGATTTGTAATAGAGGCAAGTTTAATATTTGTTGGCACGCTTGACTTATAAAAGCTTTGTAATCCCATTGTAATTGTTGTGTAGCTTTGTCTAGCTTCTCGCTAGAGAGccttaattaataaaaaaaattctcttcaaaaaaaaaagaaaaaaataataataatcgttTAGGTGAATTCCATTAATGTTTTTTAATAAAATAGTAAATAACAGTAACCGTATAGACCAATCCATCTAATCGCTCTCCCTATATAATTACATACACATTAACATATTTTCACTATATGTTTAAACCTAAAGAGTCCCTCAACACACATAAACACAACCACAAAAAATGGCAACATTCACAGAGGTACAACTCATCATCTTTATTTTCCGCCTTTTAATCTCTGGTCAACCCACATCAGCAGCATGGTGCGTTGCTAAAAACGACGCGTCATCGGACGCGTTACAACGAGGACTCGATTATGCATGTGGTAACGGGGCAGATTGCAACGAGATATTACCATCGGGAAAGTGTTTTGAACCGGATACTGTTCAATCGCATGCAGCGTATGTGTATAGTAGTTATTACGAGGGCTCATCCAAGACGCCTGCCGATTGTGACTTCTCCGGCACCGCCACCTTCACTGACACTGATCCCAGTTACTATCACTTTTATTTTACTTGTTTCATATAAATAACATtttttactaataaaataataacctaatatttttactt
Proteins encoded in this region:
- the LOC139864709 gene encoding PLASMODESMATA CALLOSE-BINDING PROTEIN 2-like, with the translated sequence MATFTEVQLIIFIFRLLISGQPTSAAWCVAKNDASSDALQRGLDYACGNGADCNEILPSGKCFEPDTVQSHAAYVYSSYYEGSSKTPADCDFSGTATFTDTDPSYGSCVYPGSSSMTGRTKEKTSPTSNTKRTPPPKNGHVMPHENGDIRVSKIEDIHS